The nucleotide sequence TCGAAATATCCGCCGCCGTGGCGGGCCATCGTGGTACCGGTCGGACATAGCGCGAAGACCAAGGAGAGCTACCAGATTCCCGCGCAGGCGTTTGCGCGCATGGGGTACGTCGCCATCACGTTCGATCCGCCGGGACAAGGCGGCGAGAAGAAGCCCGGCAACGACCATTTCGTCGACGGGGTTCGCTGTTTCCTTACAGGCGAATCATCCAACCGGTTTTTCGTCATCGACGCGATTCGATGCATCGACTACCTCGCGACGCGTCCCGACGTGGATATGTCGAACGGTGTGGGTATGACGGGCGTCAGCGGCGGCGGCACCACGACTCTCTTCGCGACGGTGCTGGACGAACGCATTCGCGTATCGGGGCCGTCGTGCTGTGCGGTACCGCTGGCGATGCATCCGGTGCTCGATGCCTATGCGCCGTGCCCGGAGACACTCGCAATCGCGCGCTTCGGACAATACGACGAAATCGATTTACTTGTCGCGGCAATGCCGACGCCGGTGCTGCTCATGGCGGGAGCCAAGGACGAAGTGTTTACCGAAGCGATGAGCCGCGACATCGCGGCGGATGTCAGCGGTTCATTCGAGCAGGCAGGATTCGGCGACAAATTCCGGTTCTTCCTCGATCCAGGCGGACACGCGTACACCGTCGCGATGGCGGTCGAGTTCACAAAGGAGATGGACCGTTGGGTGGCCGGTATCGCGCCGCGCGAGTGGCCTGACCTGAAGCGCGAAGACTTCGAGATGGCGCCCGACGAGATCCTCGCGTGCAATCCGCGCACCGACCGCAACATGCGCACCGTCACCACCGGCCGTGCCGTCGAACTGCGCGCACAACGCGCGGGAACATCCATACCGGAAGCGGCGCGCACTCTCATGCACGTTGAAGAAGCTGTCCCCGTGCCGGAATCACGCGCCGGCGAACCGCAATTGGTGTGGTATCACTATCTGCAAGAAATCCTGCTGAAACACGAGGGGAACATCGAGTTGCCGGCGACGTTCTTCTATCCCGCAAGACAAGGATGGAAGGGAGCCGCGCTCTTGTACTTCGACGACCGCGGACGCTGGACCGATTTGCACACCGGCGGCATGCTCGCGGGACTCAGCGGCGCGTTGAGCGAAGAAACGAACGGCCCGGCCATACTCACGGTGGATGTGCGGGGGTGGGGCGATTCGCGTCCGAACGATATTCGTTACGACATTGCCGGTTGGGGTTCGCGTGACCGATGGAACGCGTACGTCTCTGCCGCGCTTGGCGATCCGGTCATGGCGATGCGGATACGCGATGGCCTCGCGGCGCTGGCGTACCTGCGGACGCGTCCCGAAGTGGATGCGTCGAAGATCGTTGTGGGCGGTCGCGGATTGGGCGCGCTAGTCGCGCTGCACATCGCGGCTATCGACGATTCGGTGGCCGGAGCCGTTGCGGCAGATGGGCTGGCGAGTTACGAACAACTGGCATCGGCGGAATCGTACGCGTGGCCGCACGAAGCCTTTTTCCCCGGCGTCTTGAAGCACTACGATTTGCCTGAACTCGCGGCGGCGCTGAAGATGCCGGCGCTGATTCTGAATCCGCTGAACGCGCAGAAGAAATCGCTTACGAAAGAAGATTGCGATGCGATCTACGGCACCTTGAACATAAAGAGCCAGGTGCATTCCGGCTGGGATGAAGACACGCTGGTCCGGTTCGTGCGAGACACACTGAGCGGTGGACCGCGCTAGCGCGGGCATTGGCGGAAAGAGCAACGAGACAAACAACCGCTACTCGGTATCGGGCGGTATGCACACGTCTCTGATCGCATTCATTCACACGGTCTCTTCTGTAGAGTGACGAGGGCTCGGCAGGCTCCAGCCTGGCGCGGCATTGCCTCAACCAAAAGAGACTCAACCACGGATGAACACCGATAGACTCCGATAAACAAACCAAATGAGCGCCTCTGTTCTCGTGACCTCTGGCATCTACACTACTTCCAGCCTGCGGCATACACCACGCCGCGGTCATCGACCGCGGCGCTACCGGGGCTGCCTCTCCTTGTGGCGCAGCCGCCCTCGGCTGCGATTCAGTAGCGCAGCGCTCGCCGAGCGCGGCGCCGATAACCGAGGTCTCGGTCTTGGCTCAGCACATCCAGGCAAATCCGTAAACAGTCCGTCAAATCCGATTGAACAAAGCGCTGCACGTGCAATCGAGACGTAGTCCCCGCCTTGACCCCTTGTCCCGTCCATGCAATGTCTGCGAAATCCAGATACAATGTCTGTTTCGAGAAGCGTTTGTTCCATGCATTTGAGGTAGACACGAGATGGGAAGATCGAAGCAGCAACCTGGTGGAGTCCGCTCGGCATTCTTGAGCCGGTTGCAGACCACGGTTCGCGGGTACATTCTTCGCGGAATGCTGGTGCTGGTGCCGCTGGGCGTAACGGCGTATGTCCTCAAGTTGTGCTATGGCCTGACTGCGGGGATGCTGGTGCCGTGGCTCCGGCGCTACACGGGTGAAATGCCGGGATATGCCATTGCCCTGTTGTCGGTGTGTCTGTTTGTCGCCATTTTGTACGTCATTGGATTGGCGGCGGGCTTGGTGCTGGGTAAACGGCTGATCGCGGTTGGCGAATGGATCCTTGCGCGCATACCTGTAGTAAAGACTATTTATGGCGCGTCTCGCCAGGCCGTGGACGTCCTCTCGATTCAATCGGAAGGCCCGTCTTACAAAGCGGCGGCGCTCGTGCCCTTTCCATCTCCGAGTGTGCGGGCCATCGCGTTCGTAACAGGACGCTTGACCATCGACGGAAAAGAAGGGTTCTGCAGGACCTTTGTTCCAACCACTCCCAATCCCACGAGTGGATACTTCGAGATCTACCCGGAGGAAATGATTCAACTCACCAACCTCACCGTGGAAGATGCGGCCAAGGCCTTCATGTCGGCGGGTATTCTCACCCCGGAGCGGCTGAGTCTGCCGGAATCGGCGAGCCTGGACACGGCGCGAAAGCCGGTTGCCGCGCAGGAACCCTTGACGATCGCCACCCGTCTCGCGGCCGCGCCGAAGTCCCTCTTCAGACGCGTCGTTAAAAGCACCCGGAACCGGCTTGTGTCGGGACTGCTGGTGCTGGTGCCCATCGGCGTGACGATCTTCATCGTCACGTTCATCTACGGACTCACGGCGGGCCGGATTGAGCCGCTGGCGCGCATGATATCGGGTC is from Candidatus Hydrogenedentota bacterium and encodes:
- a CDS encoding dienelactone hydrolase family protein, with translation MHAIRWGLAVVLGVALAHGGERAKWTEAAKSFGLGPIPATVDLRNMQTRCIVERSCVALDATAARRHEGIAAGQWQAWRDAVRKAVAEGLGDMPFGERGCPLNVRVVSRHERPGYVVENVLFDSLPGLDVNGSVYLPLASKYPPPWRAIVVPVGHSAKTKESYQIPAQAFARMGYVAITFDPPGQGGEKKPGNDHFVDGVRCFLTGESSNRFFVIDAIRCIDYLATRPDVDMSNGVGMTGVSGGGTTTLFATVLDERIRVSGPSCCAVPLAMHPVLDAYAPCPETLAIARFGQYDEIDLLVAAMPTPVLLMAGAKDEVFTEAMSRDIAADVSGSFEQAGFGDKFRFFLDPGGHAYTVAMAVEFTKEMDRWVAGIAPREWPDLKREDFEMAPDEILACNPRTDRNMRTVTTGRAVELRAQRAGTSIPEAARTLMHVEEAVPVPESRAGEPQLVWYHYLQEILLKHEGNIELPATFFYPARQGWKGAALLYFDDRGRWTDLHTGGMLAGLSGALSEETNGPAILTVDVRGWGDSRPNDIRYDIAGWGSRDRWNAYVSAALGDPVMAMRIRDGLAALAYLRTRPEVDASKIVVGGRGLGALVALHIAAIDDSVAGAVAADGLASYEQLASAESYAWPHEAFFPGVLKHYDLPELAAALKMPALILNPLNAQKKSLTKEDCDAIYGTLNIKSQVHSGWDEDTLVRFVRDTLSGGPR
- a CDS encoding DUF502 domain-containing protein: MGRSKQQPGGVRSAFLSRLQTTVRGYILRGMLVLVPLGVTAYVLKLCYGLTAGMLVPWLRRYTGEMPGYAIALLSVCLFVAILYVIGLAAGLVLGKRLIAVGEWILARIPVVKTIYGASRQAVDVLSIQSEGPSYKAAALVPFPSPSVRAIAFVTGRLTIDGKEGFCRTFVPTTPNPTSGYFEIYPEEMIQLTNLTVEDAAKAFMSAGILTPERLSLPESASLDTARKPVAAQEPLTIATRLAAAPKSLFRRVVKSTRNRLVSGLLVLVPIGVTIFIVTFIYGLTAGRIEPLARMISGPLPPYVIGFISILLLLISLYLTGQVATAVVGARLIRLMESIINRMPLITTIYGATKQIIESLIDPGSGPKFEAPVLVEFPYPGVRTIGFVVGRIVGIDGQELLKIFVPTTPNITVGLLELCDPATVTGCSLTLEEAVKMVVSGGIVGDEALYTRPLSEVLKPKPAPDASETDTSG